GCAGGTTAAATCAAACAGGAAAATTCTGCTTGGTAAGAGAACTACCAGAGGACTTGGAGCTGGCGCAGATCCACTGGTCGGTGCAGAGGCTGCAAAAGAGGCAGATGAGGAACTTAGAATGCTAGTTTCGAGATCAGACATTGTATTTGTTACCGCGGGTATGGGTGGCGGTACTGGTACAGGATCGGCACCATATGTTGCGCAACTTGCAAAAGAGAATGGCGCATTGGTTATTGCGATCGTGACAATCCCGTTCACAGCCGAAGGTAAACTAAGAATGGAGAATGCGTTGTGGGGAATAGACAGACTCAAAAAATATGCAGATACTACAATAGTGATTCCTAATGATAAACTTTTAGAGCTAGTACCTAGACTCCCATTAGATCAGGCATTCAAGGTTGCAGATGAGGTACTGATGGAAGGATTGAAAGGGTTGACAGAGATAATTACCAAGCCAGGCTT
This genomic interval from Thermoplasmata archaeon contains the following:
- the ftsZ gene encoding cell division protein FtsZ, encoding MIGDNYAGSKQEQPSQPAPKSQDDEELAKIVEQLKVNIKIIGCGGGGSNTINRLTEAGVFGATIIAANTDAPHLLQVKSNRKILLGKRTTRGLGAGADPLVGAEAAKEADEELRMLVSRSDIVFVTAGMGGGTGTGSAPYVAQLAKENGALVIAIVTIPFTAEGKLRMENALWGIDRLKKYADTTIVIPNDKLLELVPRLPLDQAFKVADEVLMEGLKGLTEIITKPGLVNLDYADIKAVMDKGGVAMIGIGESEGSTDRVAEAVDDAVNSPLIEADIAQAKGALIRIVGD